In the genome of Effusibacillus lacus, one region contains:
- a CDS encoding TAXI family TRAP transporter solute-binding subunit, producing MRKWLVLPVIFTLATSMFAGCSTQTQSGGENNSQSVKGELVNVATGTTGGVYYPLGNALAQLWTDKLGVKGSATSTAASQKNIELLEKKETEVAFSQNNVVTQAYKGEGQFKDRAQKDLRALTYLYPNVMHFVVRGDSRIKSIKDLEGKKIVPGAVGSGTEISTKEMIGEYGLDYTTKKNVKADFVGFSEAAELMKNNQADAAMIFGGLPTASVLDMATSFNVKLLSFEPDMIKKITEKYPWYFEYVIPANTYKGQTEEVHTLAVANVLLVRKDLSEELVYQLTKTLYENTDRLVIAHETAKAIKLETALKGLTIPLHPGAEKYYKEKGLDTSKTVKP from the coding sequence ATGAGAAAATGGTTGGTCTTGCCCGTGATTTTCACATTGGCGACAAGTATGTTTGCAGGATGTTCCACACAGACGCAAAGCGGAGGTGAAAACAATTCCCAGTCGGTCAAAGGCGAATTGGTGAATGTTGCGACAGGTACAACAGGAGGTGTCTACTACCCGCTTGGGAACGCATTGGCCCAGCTGTGGACCGATAAACTGGGGGTAAAAGGCTCTGCCACTTCAACTGCCGCTTCCCAAAAGAACATCGAGCTGTTGGAGAAGAAAGAAACGGAGGTGGCGTTTTCCCAGAATAACGTTGTCACGCAGGCTTACAAAGGGGAAGGACAGTTTAAGGACCGGGCACAGAAAGACCTGCGGGCTCTCACCTATCTATACCCGAATGTTATGCACTTTGTGGTGCGGGGTGACAGCAGAATCAAATCGATCAAGGATTTGGAAGGCAAGAAAATCGTTCCCGGAGCTGTGGGAAGCGGAACGGAAATCAGCACCAAAGAGATGATCGGCGAATACGGGCTGGACTATACAACCAAGAAGAATGTGAAAGCGGATTTCGTCGGTTTCAGCGAAGCTGCCGAGCTGATGAAGAACAACCAGGCGGATGCGGCCATGATCTTTGGCGGACTGCCAACCGCCTCCGTACTGGATATGGCAACTTCCTTCAATGTGAAATTACTGTCGTTTGAACCGGACATGATTAAGAAAATCACCGAGAAATATCCTTGGTACTTTGAATATGTGATTCCCGCAAACACCTACAAGGGGCAAACGGAGGAAGTTCATACGCTAGCGGTTGCGAATGTGCTCCTGGTACGCAAAGATCTCAGCGAAGAGCTGGTCTATCAGTTAACCAAAACTCTTTACGAGAATACAGATCGTTTGGTCATAGCTCATGAAACGGCAAAGGCGATCAAATTGGAAACAGCGCTAAAAGGGTTGACCATCCCGTTGCATCCCGGTGCCGAAAAATATTATAAAGAAAAAGGGTTGGATACAAGCAAAACGGTCAAACCATAA
- a CDS encoding TRAP transporter permease: MSKNKDLVSEYSKDIDTDAIMREADAEFRFRRLTGKWAVVISFIAVLWSLFQLYTSGFGLFESIIQRSVHLMFVLVLAFLLYPARKGAPKRRPSVVDILLVLFSLFVNAYLAFQWNEIAQRGGRLNEFEYLIGGIGILLVLEASRRVLGKELTIMGLVFLLYAYFGNYVPGRFHTRGYSPERISEHMFWSTEGIFGIALGVSATYMFLFILFGAFLGGTGLSKLINDVSLSVAGHKPGGPAKVALLTTGFMGMINGSAVANAASTGAFTIPMMKNVGYRPTFAAGVEAAGSTGGQIMPPVMGAAAFIMAEFLGIPYSQIIIAAALPAILYYASIWIMVHVEAVKTGLKGLPKDQLPSVVESLKARGHMLIPVGVLLFLMFSGKTPLYAAFYATISVLIAGAFRKETRMGLRQILKSLEDGAKGAIAVAVACAVVGFVVGTASLTSLGLTFGSAILDMSGNNLLLALFLTMITSIIVGTGVPTTATYIIVATVSAPVLIKMGLPPLVAHMFVFYYGALADVTPPTALSAYTASAIANCDPQKGTWQAWRLALIGFLIPYYFALRPEMMLIVVQSTIPEIVWAVLITTIAALSLSFVIQNFQRRKLTVMESAGFLSVVAVTLPAQFYLDLLGMGIFIVLLVVQRVVGIPAKLDRTKAL; encoded by the coding sequence ATGTCGAAGAACAAAGATCTGGTTTCCGAATACTCGAAGGATATTGATACGGATGCCATTATGCGGGAAGCGGACGCGGAATTCCGTTTTCGACGATTGACCGGAAAATGGGCGGTTGTCATTTCGTTCATTGCGGTGCTTTGGTCGTTGTTTCAGCTATACACTTCGGGATTCGGACTGTTTGAATCGATCATTCAGCGGTCAGTGCATTTGATGTTTGTACTGGTCCTGGCGTTTCTCCTGTATCCGGCCCGCAAGGGAGCCCCAAAAAGAAGGCCCAGTGTGGTTGATATCCTTCTTGTTTTGTTCAGCTTGTTTGTAAACGCTTACTTGGCGTTTCAATGGAATGAGATCGCTCAGCGCGGCGGACGGTTAAATGAGTTTGAATACTTGATCGGCGGAATCGGAATTCTGCTTGTCCTGGAAGCAAGCAGACGTGTGTTGGGGAAAGAACTGACCATCATGGGACTGGTCTTTCTGTTGTATGCTTATTTCGGCAACTATGTGCCTGGCCGGTTTCATACAAGAGGCTATTCGCCGGAGCGGATTTCTGAGCATATGTTCTGGTCGACTGAAGGGATTTTCGGTATCGCATTGGGGGTTTCGGCTACCTACATGTTCCTGTTTATCCTGTTCGGCGCTTTCCTGGGGGGCACCGGTTTGTCCAAGCTGATTAATGATGTATCACTTTCTGTTGCCGGTCACAAGCCGGGGGGACCTGCCAAAGTCGCTTTGTTGACGACAGGCTTCATGGGAATGATTAACGGGAGTGCGGTTGCCAATGCGGCCAGTACGGGAGCCTTCACCATTCCAATGATGAAAAATGTAGGCTATCGCCCGACATTTGCTGCCGGTGTGGAAGCGGCAGGGTCGACGGGAGGACAGATCATGCCGCCTGTGATGGGAGCTGCCGCTTTTATCATGGCCGAATTCCTGGGGATCCCTTACAGCCAGATCATCATTGCTGCCGCACTACCCGCGATCCTCTATTATGCATCGATCTGGATCATGGTGCATGTGGAGGCGGTAAAGACCGGTCTGAAAGGACTTCCGAAAGATCAACTGCCCAGTGTCGTCGAATCTTTGAAGGCCAGAGGTCACATGTTGATCCCGGTCGGGGTGCTGCTGTTTTTGATGTTCAGCGGAAAAACACCTCTGTATGCAGCGTTTTACGCGACCATTTCCGTATTGATTGCGGGCGCTTTCAGAAAAGAAACACGGATGGGGTTGAGACAGATCCTCAAAAGTTTGGAAGATGGCGCAAAAGGGGCCATTGCGGTAGCGGTGGCATGCGCAGTCGTGGGATTCGTCGTGGGTACCGCTTCCCTGACCAGTCTAGGCCTCACTTTCGGATCGGCGATTTTGGATATGTCAGGTAACAATCTGCTTCTGGCCCTGTTTTTGACGATGATCACTTCTATCATAGTGGGTACGGGCGTACCGACTACCGCCACCTATATCATCGTGGCCACCGTGTCCGCGCCCGTTTTGATCAAGATGGGGCTTCCTCCGCTGGTGGCGCATATGTTCGTGTTCTACTACGGCGCACTTGCGGATGTAACTCCTCCTACCGCACTTTCTGCCTATACAGCCAGTGCCATTGCAAACTGCGATCCGCAAAAGGGAACCTGGCAAGCCTGGAGATTGGCTCTGATCGGATTCCTGATTCCCTACTATTTCGCACTGCGTCCTGAAATGATGCTGATCGTGGTGCAGTCGACAATTCCGGAGATCGTATGGGCGGTGTTAATCACCACAATTGCCGCTTTGTCCCTTTCTTTTGTCATTCAAAACTTTCAGCGCCGTAAATTGACGGTGATGGAAAGTGCAGGGTTTCTATCGGTAGTGGCTGTTACACTGCCTGCCCAATTTTATCTGGATTTGCTAGGAATGGGAATCTTCATCGTTCTTCTGGTGGTGCAGCGGGTTGTCGGTATTCCTGCCAAATTGGATCGTACCAAAGCCTTGTAA